AACGGAAAAATATCGACTTGGCTTCCGCATTTGGGAGCTATCCACACATTTGTCCCAAAGTGACGAGCCGGCGGTGTTGTTACAGCCTGCAATGGAAGGACTGCGTGACCGTCTGGGCGAAACGGTCAGCTTGTACTTACGGGACGGCAGCATGCGTATTCGCATACAAGCCGTGCAGAGCAATCAGGCGATCCGCAGGGTTGCGCCTGTGGGTGCGCGTATGCCGCTGGCTGTAGGAGCCTCCAGTAAGGTGCTGGCTGCCTTTATGCCGCCGCAGGAGCTGGAAGCCCTGCTAAGCGGGAATGAATGGCCGCCCTCGGTAGACGCGGAGGTCTATAAAGCCCAGCTGCAGGACATTCGCGAGAAGGGCTATGCGACCAGCTATGAAGAACGGGAGCCAGGGGCCGCTGCTGTGGCAGCACCAATTGTGAACCGGAAGGGACAGGTCACTGCGGCTTTATCTGTATCCGGTCCGGTCAGTCGGCTTGCACCCGAGACGCTACATGACTTTGCTCCGATTTTGATCGAAGCGGCGAAGGAAATGGGGCTTATGCTTCCGTAACAAGAATGAATGCAGTTGAAGCAAGCAAAGTGATTTGGTGAGGAGCGTCTTCTTGCTAAATGGAACCTAGAAGGGTTGCCAAAGCCATAAATTTGAAGTAGTCTGATAAGGATGGCGGGATGTCTGTTATGTCCGCCTCATGTGAATAGAAGTATCGCAGTTACTGGGGGAGCCTGTAATGCCGGGCTGAGATGGAATCGTGTAAGATTCCGGACCCTTTGCACCTGATCTGGATCATACCAGCGTAGGGAAGTAATCGGCCATTGAAATGTATACGCAGCTGCTGTCTACGGTGACGCATTGGAATAGGATTATTCCACATGTGCACGGTCTGGATAGCTGCCTCGTTAGATTAGCCGGTTCCCTCGGGAACCGGCTTTTTTGCATAGATCAGCGCCACCCTGGGAATGGTTCCGGATCGGTGTGTCATTTCATCGAAACAGGAGGAATGGACAATGAAGCCGACAGAAGTAGAAGGAACAAAAGGAACAGAATTTAAATCAGCAGAAGTAAGGTTGGCAGGAACAAGGGAAGTTGGGGTAGAGAAGACAAACGGGGAGCAAGCCAGTGGGGTAACGCCCTTTCCAGGGAGCCGTAAGGTATATATTCAAGGCTCGCGGCCGGACATTGCCGTCCCAGAGCGGGAAATTGCTCTTCATCCTACACATACGCCGCAGGGCACGGAGCATCATGAGCCATTGCGTGTGTACGATACGAGCGGTCCCATGACTGACGAAGCCTATCAGGTCGATATCCGTCAGGGCCTGCCTCCATTACGGCGAGCTTGGGCACTGGAACGGGGCGATGTGGAGGCTTACGAGGGACGCGCCGTCAAACCGGAGGATAATGGACTGAAACCTGGCTCCAAACGGGAGACAGTTGAATTTCCCGGCGTGACCAACCGTCCGCTTCGTGCTTCGCAAGGTCGTACAGTGACGCAAATGCATTATGCACGGCAAGGGATCATTACGCCCGAAATGGAATTTGCGGCGATCCGCGAAGGGGTGGAGCCTGAGTTTGTACGGCAGGAATTGGCGGCTGGACGAGCCATTTTGCCTTCGAATATCAATCACCCGGAAAGTGAGCCGATGGTCATTGGGCGTCATTTTCACGTGAAGATCAATGCGAACATTGGTAATTCTGCGGTTACCTCCTCGATTGAGGAGGAAGTGGAGAAAATGACCTGGGCTGTGCGTTGGGGCTCGGATACAGTTATGGACCTATCCACAGGCCGTAATATCCATACCACACGTGAATGGATCATTCGGAATTCTCCTGTACCGATTGGAACTGTGCCGCTGTATCAGGCACTTGAAAAGGTGAACGGCGAAGCAGAAGCGCTGACGTGGGAGTTGTATCGCGATACGCTGATCGAGCAGGCGGAGCAGGGAGTGGACTATTTTACAATTCATGCGGGTGTATTGCTGCGGTATATACCGATGACGGCGAATAGAATGACGGGAATTGTGTCCCGTGGCGGGTCGATCATGGCAGCCTGGTGCCTTGCGCACCATCAGGAGAATTTTTTGTATACACATTTTGAAGAAATCTGCGAAATTATGAAAGCCTATGATGTGGCCTTTTCTCTCGGGGATGGTCTACGTCCAGGTAGTATCTATGATGCGAATGATGAAGCACAGTTTGCAGAGCTGGAAACGTTGGGCGAGCTAACGCAAATCGCATGGAAGCATGATGTTCAGGTCATGATTGAGGGGCCGGGACATGTCCCTATGCATAAAATCAAA
The Paenibacillus peoriae DNA segment above includes these coding regions:
- a CDS encoding IclR family transcriptional regulator encodes the protein MEDRKLTVRAVERALDMLLCFTADSDLGLTEIASKIGLHKSTVHRLLTTLEDRGFVVRNAETEKYRLGFRIWELSTHLSQSDEPAVLLQPAMEGLRDRLGETVSLYLRDGSMRIRIQAVQSNQAIRRVAPVGARMPLAVGASSKVLAAFMPPQELEALLSGNEWPPSVDAEVYKAQLQDIREKGYATSYEEREPGAAAVAAPIVNRKGQVTAALSVSGPVSRLAPETLHDFAPILIEAAKEMGLMLP
- the thiC gene encoding phosphomethylpyrimidine synthase ThiC codes for the protein MKPTEVEGTKGTEFKSAEVRLAGTREVGVEKTNGEQASGVTPFPGSRKVYIQGSRPDIAVPEREIALHPTHTPQGTEHHEPLRVYDTSGPMTDEAYQVDIRQGLPPLRRAWALERGDVEAYEGRAVKPEDNGLKPGSKRETVEFPGVTNRPLRASQGRTVTQMHYARQGIITPEMEFAAIREGVEPEFVRQELAAGRAILPSNINHPESEPMVIGRHFHVKINANIGNSAVTSSIEEEVEKMTWAVRWGSDTVMDLSTGRNIHTTREWIIRNSPVPIGTVPLYQALEKVNGEAEALTWELYRDTLIEQAEQGVDYFTIHAGVLLRYIPMTANRMTGIVSRGGSIMAAWCLAHHQENFLYTHFEEICEIMKAYDVAFSLGDGLRPGSIYDANDEAQFAELETLGELTQIAWKHDVQVMIEGPGHVPMHKIKENVDLQMEICKEAPFYTLGPLTTDIAPGYDHITSAIGAAMIGWFGTSMLCYVTPKEHLGLPNKDDVREGVITYKIAAHAADLAKGHPRAQQRDDALSKARFEFRWRDQFNLSLDPERALSYHDETLPAEGAKEAHFCSMCGPKFCSMRITQDIRAYAADKGLNTEEAVAAGMREKAEQYRDGGQ